A stretch of the Lolium perenne isolate Kyuss_39 chromosome 3, Kyuss_2.0, whole genome shotgun sequence genome encodes the following:
- the LOC127345184 gene encoding protein DMP7-like, translated as MAEGEEYKVLIEQQANKDGSEPHQHEDDDDADDTSSFILVMNFVLSGTARLNVLLPTATILAFAIFAPLVTDDGKCTRINHVLTAAFVLLCATSCVFFTLTDSFRSATGRLRYGVATPTGITTFCGGRKAPREPEKYRLRWSDMFYTTLSLVAFVTFAASHHDIVRCYYPEVPRKVVNTVPLVIGFVVSLLFVLFPSKRRGIGYPFLLRTDLVYLRR; from the coding sequence ATGGCTGAGGGAGAGGAATACAAGGTGCTCATCGAGCAACAAGCCAACAAAGACGGCAGCGAACCACACCAacacgaggacgatgatgacgcCGATGACACCTCGAGCTTCATCCTGGTCATGAACTTCGTGCTGAGCGGCACGGCACGGCTCAACGTCCTCCTCCCAACGGCGACCATCCTGGCCTTCGCCATCTTTGCCCCTCTCGTCACCGACGATGGCAAGTGCACGCGCATCAACCACGTCCTGACCGCCGCGTTCGTGCTGCTCTGCGCCACCTCCTGCGTCTTCTTCACGCTCACCGACAGCTTCCGCTCTGCCACGGGTCGCCTCCGCTATGGCGTGGCCACCCCGACAGGCATCACGACGTTCTGTGGTGGTCGAAAGGCGCCAAGGGAGCCGGAGAAGTACAGGCTGCGGTGGTCGGACATGTTCTACACCACGCTATCACTGGTGGCATTCGTTACCTTCGCCGCCTCACACCATGACATCGTCCGGTGCTACTACCCCGAGGTGCCCAGGAAGGTGGTGAACACCGTACCGCTGGTGATCGGCTTCGTGGTGAGCCTCCTCTTTGTGCTGTTCCCTTCCAAGAGGCGAGGGATCGGCTACCCGTTTCTGCTCAGGACCGACCTCGTGTACCTACGGCGCTGA
- the LOC127345185 gene encoding NAD(P)H-quinone oxidoreductase subunit N, chloroplastic yields MWSGAAAAAAAARAVSPPLHAPSLSGRRGAGRPSTVSVRSAGGLMDFVGGDLVKPDLGRWLDDVEEHKALAIYPPHEGGYEGRYLNRLRYQGYYFLDMSARGLGDPESTLTKIHPVCPPSLGRQPVARWYFPPEVDYRLSLLHPDAKGLVVWVLEAKVLSKAELQFLAMLPDLRPKVRVIAECGNWRKFTWKPLKQISGLEPDPDAEE; encoded by the exons ATGTGGTCGGGAGCGGCagccgccgcggcggcggcgcgcgcggtgTCCCCGCCGCTCCACGCCCCGTCTCTGTCCGGACGACGTGGCGCGGGACGGCCGTCGACGGTGTCGGTGCGCTCGGCCGGCGGGCTGATGGACTTCGTGGGCGGCGACCTGGTGAAGCCGGACCTGGGGCGGTGGCTGGACGACGTGGAGGAGCACAAGGCGCTGGCCATCTACCCGCCGCACGAGGGCGGCTACGAGGGCCGCTACCTGAACCGCCTCCGGTACCAGGGGTACTACTTCCTCGACATGTCCGCGCGCGGCCTCGGCGACCCCGAGTCCACCCTCACCAAGATCCACCCCGTCTGCCCG CCTAGCCTCGGGAGGCAGCCGGTGGCGAGGTGGTACTTCCCGCCGGAGGTGGACTACAGGCTCAGCCTGCTGCACCCTGACGCCAAAGGGCTCGTCGTTTGGGTCCTCGAAGCCAAG GTTCTGTCCAAGGCTGAGCTGCAGTTCCTGGCTATGCTTCCAGACCTGCGCCCCAAAGTCAGGGTGATCGCCGAATGTGGCAACTG gagaaaatttacttggaaaccACTGAAGCAAATATCAGGCCTCGAGCCTGATCCGGACGCGGAGGAATAA
- the LOC127345182 gene encoding zerumbone synthase-like: protein MSKGAICSVSSAKTSEAIIRDMAEVAAPELLGASAAKKGRLEGKIALVTGGASGLGKATAHEFIQEGASVVIADVNSALGVQTAQELGPQAHFVHCDVTVEDSVAGAVDATVARHGRLDVMFNNAGIVGALSGTSEMASLDLGEFDRVMAVNVRGTLAGIKHATRVMAPAGRGSILCMASISGILGGLGSYPYAVSKLAVAGLVKTSAAELSRHGVRINCISPHAVPTPMVVEQFSQIFRGADEAQLAAIIRGLGELKGATCEDADVARAAVYLASDDAKYVSGQNLVVDGGFTTYKYMNLPPRKPHDISE, encoded by the exons ATGAGCAAGGGCGCAATCTGCTCCGTCTCGTCGGCGAAAACTAG TGAGGCGATCATCCGGGATATGGCCGAAGTTGCAGCGCCGGAATTGTTGGGGGCGTCGGCAGCGAAGAAGGGAAG ACTGGAAGGGAAGATAGCGCTTGTAACAGGAGGAGCAAGTGGGCTCGGCAAGGCCACGGCCCACGAGTTCATCCAGGAGGGCGCGTCCGTAGTCATCGCGGACGTGAACTCCGCTCTGGGCGTCCAGACGGCCCAAGAGCTGGGCCCGCAAGCCCATTTCGTCCACTGCGACGTCACCGTCGAGGACAGCGTCGCCGGGGCCGTGGACGCCACCGTCGCAAGGCACGGCCGGCTGGACGTCATGTTCAACAACGCCGGCATCGTCGGCGCGCTGTCCGGCACGTCGGAGATGGCCAGCCTGGACCTGGGCGAGTTCGACCGCGTGATGGCCGTGAACGTGCGTGGCACCCTGGCGGGGATCAAGCACGCGACGCGTGTGATGGCGCCGGCCGGCCGCGGCTCCATCCTCTGCATGGCGAGCATCAGCGGCATCCTAGGCGGCCTCGGAAGCTATCCCTACGCGGTGTCCAAGCTCGCCGTCGCCGGGCTCGTCAAGACCTCCGCCGCCGAGCTGTCGCGCCACGGCGTCCGGATCAACTGCATATCGCCGCACGCCGTGCCGACGCCGATGGTGGTGGAGCAGTTCTCGCAGATATTCCGTGGCGCGGATGAGGCGCAGCTGGCCGCTATCATCAGGGGGCTCGGTGAGCTCAAGGGCGCGACGTGCGAGGATGCGGATGTGGCCAGGGCGGCCGTGTACCTCGCGTCCGATGATGCCAAGTACGTGTCCGGCCAGAACCTGGTGGTGGACGGCGGGTTCACCACCTACAAGTACATGAACCTGCCGCCCCGCAAGCCACATGACATAAGCGAGTGA
- the LOC127345180 gene encoding amino acid permease 3, whose protein sequence is MADNVVATFYYPPTGAMQVSAAELGETKLSKQGLDDDGRNKRTGTMWTASSHIITAVIGSGVLSLGWAIAQLGWVAGPAVMLLFSLVTYFTSSLLSDCYRSGDQSTGKRNYTYMDAVNANLSGVKVKLCGVLQYANIVGVAIGYTIAASTSMLAIRRANCFHGKGHANPCKISSTPYMLIFGVAQVFFSQIPDFDQISWLSMLAAAMSFTYSSIGLGLGIVQVIANGGVQGSMTGISIGAAVIPMQKVWRSTQAFGDIAFAYSYSLILIEIQDTIRAPPPSESTVMKRATGVSVAVTTVFYMLCGCMGYAAFGDAAPGNLLTGFGFYEPFWLLDIANAAIVVHLVGAYQVYCQPLFAFVEKSAAQRWPDSKFVTGEVEVPLLRGKVNMFRATWRTAFVVATTVVSMMLPFFNDVVGFLGALGFWPLTVYFPVEMYVVQKKVPKWSTKWVCLQMLSVCCLVISLAAAAGSIAGIKSDLKVYHPFKS, encoded by the exons ATGGCTGACAACGTCGTGGCTACCTTCTACTACCCGCCGACGGGGGCGATGCAGGTGTCCGCCGCCGAGCTCGGCGAGACCAAGCTGTCCAAGCAGGGCTTGGACGACGATGGCCGCAACAAGCGCACTG GCACGATGTGGACGGCTAGCTCGCACATCATCACCGCGGTGATCGGGTCCGGGGTGCTATCGTTGGGCTGGGCCATCGCGCAGCTCGGCTGGGTGGCCGGCCCCGCCGTCATGCTCCTCTTCTCCCTCGTCACCTACTTCACCTCGTCGCTCCTCTCCGACTGCTACCGCTCCGGCGACCAGAGCACCGGCAAGCGCAACTACACCTACATGGACGCCGTCAACGCCAACCTCAGCGGCGTCAAGGTCAAGCTCTGCGGGGTGCTGCAGTACGCTAACATCGTAGGGGTAGCCATCGGCTACACCATCGCAGCATCCACCAGCATGCTAGCCATCAGGCGGGCAAACTGTTTCCACGGCAAGGGCCACGCCAACCCCTGCAAGATCTCCAGCACGCCCTACATGCTCATCTTCGGCGTGGCGCAGGTCTTCTTCTCCCAGATCCCCGACTTCGACCAGATCTCATGGCTCTCCATGCTCGCCGCCGCCATGTCATTCACCTACTCCTCCATCGGcctaggcctcggcatcgtccaAGTCATAG CAAACGGAGGCGTGCAGGGCAGCATGACCGGGATCAGCATCGGCGCAGCGGTGATCCCGATGCAGAAGGTGTGGCGCAGCACGCAGGCGTTCGGCGACATCGCCTTCGCCTACTCCTACTCCCTCATCCTCATCGAGATCCAGGACACCATCCGCGCGCCCCCGCCCTCCGAGTCCACCGTCATGAAGCGCGCCACGGGGGTCAGCGTCGCGGTCACCACCGTCTTTTACATGCTGTGCGGCTGCATGGGCTACGCGGCCTTCGGCGACGCCGCGCCGGGGAACCTCCTCACGGGCTTCGGCTTCTACGAGCCCTTCTGGCTCCTCGACATTGCCAACGCCGCCATCGTCGTCCACCTAGTCGGCGCCTACCAGGTCTACTGCCAGCCCTTATTCGCCTTCGTTGAGAAGTCGGCGGCGCAGAGGTGGCCGGACTCCAAGTTCGTCACCGGGGAGGTCGAGGTCCCGCTCCTGAGGGGCAAGGTGAACATGTTCAGGGCAACTTGGAGGACAGCGTTCGTGGTGGCGACGACGGTCGTGTCCATGATGCTGCCCTTCTTCAACGACGTGGTGGGCTTCCTCGGCGCGCTCGGCTTCTGGCCGCTCACCGTCTACTTCCCCGTCGAGATGTACGTGGTGCAGAAGAAGGTGCCCAAGTGGAGCACCAAGTGGGTCTGCCTGCAGATGCTCAGCGTCTGCTGCCTCGTcatctccctcgccgccgccgcgggctccATCGCCGGAATCAAGTCCGACCTCAAGGTGTACCACCCGTTCAAGTCATGA